From Methylococcus capsulatus:
AAGACTTGCTGGACCATGGTGAGGGTCTGCTCGACTGCGTGCTGCGGGGCGAGGGCGAAGCCGGCGCCCCCAGATTGCTGGAGACCCTCGCCCGGGGCGGCAATATTGACGAGGTGCCTGGCGTGGTCAGCCTGACAGGCGAGGGGCCGCCGCCCGGCTTCACCAATAACCTGGACGAGCACCTCCCGGCCCGGGACCTGCTGAAGCACCGCCGCAAATATTTCCTCGGCACTCTGGACCCTTGCGCTTCCATTGAATTCAGCCGGGGTTGCCCCTGGGACTGCAGTTTCTGCAGCGCCTGGACTTTCTACGGCCGCAGCTATCGTGTAATGAGCACCGAGCGCATCATGGAAGATCTTCGGCGCATCAAAGAGCCCGGCATCTTCATCGTCGACGACGTGGCCTTCATCCAAGCCCAGCACGGCATGGAAATCGGCGAAGCCATCGCCCGCGAAGGCATCAGGAAGCAGTACTACCTGGAGACCCGGGGCGACGTCCTGCTGCGCAACAAGGAAGTCTTCAAGTTCTGGAAAAGACTGGGCATGGAATATATGTTCCTCGGTGTCGAAGCCATCGACGCCGAAGGGCTGCAGAAATTCCGCAAGCGCGTCAGCCTGGGCAAGAACTTCGAGGCCTTGGAGTTCGCCCGGTCCTTAGGGATAACCGTCGCCATCAACCTCATCGCCGATCCCGACTGGGACAGGGAGCGCTTTGAGGTGATCCGCCAGTGGTGCATGGAAATTCCGGAGATCGTCAACATCAGTGTCAACACACCCTACCCCGGCACGGAAAGCTGGCACACCGAATCGCGCCAGCTCACCACCCGCGACTACCGCCTGTTTGACATCCAGCATGCCGTTCTCCCCACCCGGCTTCCGCTGCCCGAGTTCTATGGCGAACTGGTGAAAACCCAGCAGGTGCTCTACAAGAAGCACATGGGCTGGGCCGCGGCGCGCGACACCTTGAAAATCCTCGGCGGCCATTTGCTGCACGGACAGACGAACTTCCTCCGCAGCCTGTGGAAATTCAACAGCGTCTTCAACCCGGAACTGCAGTTGGCGGACCACCGTCAACCGGTGAAATATCCGATGAGTCTGCCCCCTCCCCTCCCGGACCGAAAAATCGACGCAAAGACCCTGTACGTCCACCGCAGCCAGGGCCGCAAGAGCCGAGCCCTGGACGACGCCACGGAAAAATTCGTGGACGAGGGGCGGATGGGAGCGGCAACCGGCTGACGAGACACGGTCCAAGAGACACCGGTCGCCCCGCACCGCCGCAAATGCCCCAGCCATCGATTCGCCCGGCGGCGCCCTAATCTTCAGCCGTTCGAGGAGGAAACGGGCAGTTCGGCACTGTATCGTGTTCCGAAGAGACCCCCTCGGGGCCGGAACAATTTTATTCTTTGCATTCACGAAAAGACAGGAATATTCTTCAGAATAATTTGATACGAAAGAGTATCCGCCATGCTGCACCCCGAATCCGCCCCCGCTACAGACCGCGCCCGTGTCCTCACCCAGGCGGTCGTCGAATCGGCCCGCCGCTTAGGGCTGGGCTCCAGCGATTTGAAAAACATCATCGGCGCCAGTCAGCCCACCGCATCCCGCCTGCTGAACGGTCGTTACGTCCTGCCCGAAGGCGGCAAGGTATGGGAACTCGCCGTCCACTTCGTGCGTCTCTACCGCTCCCTGTCCTCCCTGGTCGGCGGCGACGACGAACTGGCTCGGAGCTGGCTGAAATCGGCGAACAAAGCCTTCGATGGTGAACGTCCGCTGGAGGTGATCAAACGCATCGACGGCCTCATCCATGCCTGTGAATACCTGGACGCCCACCGCGCTCGCCTCTGAAGCATTCCCATGGCAGGGCACCGGATGGCGGGCAGTGGAAGCCCAGCATCGCGTCGCCACCATGCATCTGACGGCGGGCAGGCTGGACGATCAATCGCTACTGGAAGACATCCTCGACGAAGCGAAGCCCCCCCTCCCCGCCGCCGCCGAAGGTCTGCACTGGCTGCTGGCGACACCCTTCCGGTATTGGCCTCTGCCAGGCGGATCGCGGTTCCGGCGGAGCACCGATCCCGGCGTGTTCTATGGCGCAGAGGAAAGGAAAACGGCCTGCGCCGAATGCGGCTACTGGCGGCTCCGGTTCTGGCTGGACAGCGAAGGACTCTCGGACCGCTCCGCCACCGTCGAACTGACCCTGTTCGAATTCGCCGCCGCGGCCGACAAGGCCATCGACCTCTCCCGCCCGCCGCTGTCGTCCGACCGGGATGCCTGGACACACCCATCCGATTACTCGGCCACCCAAACCCTTGCCGAGCATGCGCGGGATGCCGGCATCGAAACCATCCGCTACCAATCGGTCCGCGATCCCGGCGGATTCTGCCTGGCTTTGCTGACACCAAAAGTTTTCAAATCAGCCCCCGAACCCTACCGGAACAGCCAGCAAACCTGGAACCTGCTGATTCAGCCTCCCACCCGGATCGTCTGGCAACGGCAATTGGACCGGGAGAGCTGGGTGTTCGAGTTCTAGCAAAGCATCGAACCTCACCAACGCAACTACAGCAGTGCCTCTTTAACTACGCGGATAGAGCCGCAGAGCTTGGAGCAGCCAGGATTGGCCATTCAAGCCACTTCGGACACGGCTCGTATTCCCGGCCTCAGAGAGGCCGGCGAACCAGGCGCGTTTTCGGCGAGGCACGACAGCATCAGGCGATTCTGGCTGGCGTCCGCGTGTCACAATCCACCGATGGCCTGCACCAGGCCGTGGAGGGTGGAGAGCATGTGCTGAATCCGGGAGCGCAACACGGCCTGCCGGAATAGGCTCATCAGCTTGTAGGCGGGCATGGCAAAGCCCAAGGCCGCTTCGGTGGCCCAGAAGTCGCGCATGCTGAACGCGTCCAGACCGAAATCCGCCTTGAGTTCCTTGATTGCGGTTCTGTGCGGCAAAGCCGCATTCCGCTTCGCGGGACTGCCACAATCCGCCCTTCCCACCAGATCCCTCCCCTCGGCATGTCAAGCGTGGTCACAAACACCCTGTAGCGCCAGCCTTGAATGTCCGGATCGGCCGCACACAACTCCTGGGGGTCCATCGCAGGCTCCAGGGAGTGACCGGCGACGCCATCCCGAACGCCTCGTTACAAAGGGGGAAGCCCGGTCATTTACGAAGCACCTCGCATCCCCCTACCCCGGTCCGATGGGACCTGATAGATTACAGCCTTTACCACTCAGACCGATTTTATGCGATCCAATCCATCTGCTTCAGGAGTCCGGTGATGACTGAGCCTTGGGTATCCGTCGAGCAGCTCGTCGAGCATCTGGGCGTGACACGTGATTCGATCTACCGGTGGATTTCGCGCCGTGGGCTGCCGGCACACCGGGTGGGTCGCCTGTGGAAATTCAAGGTTTCCGAGGTGGATGAGTGGATACGCGGCGGTGGCGCGGATGAAGAAAAACACGGCGATGCGGCTCCGGCATCGCCGCGAAAAAAATAGAGGGATGGTCTGAATGCCCACACTCAACTGGATCGGCAAGGAAGCCGTCGTCAAACACCACAAGGAAGTGCCCTTCCGCCTGCTGGAGCCGGTGCCGGAACTCTCCTGCGGCCCGGCGGATACCGGGAACCTCATCGTGCAGGGTGACAACCTGCACGCGCTCAAGGCGCTGCTGCCCCGCTATGCCGGAAAGGTGAAGTGCATCTACATCGACCCGCCCTACAACACCGGCAACGAAGGCTGGGTGTACAACGACAACGTCAACAGCCCGGAGATTCGCAAGTGGCTGGGCGAGGTGGTCGGCAAGGAAGGCGAAACGCTGGATCGGCACGACCGCTGGCTCTGCATGATGTACCCGCGCTTGTTGCTGCTGAAACAGTTTCTGCGCGAGGACGGTGCGATCTTTGTGTCCATCGACGACAACGAGGTGGCGACGCTGCGGCTGTTGATGGATGAGGTTTTTGGGGCGAAGAATTTCGTGGCGACGGTTCTATGGCAGAAGGTCTATTCGCCGAAGAACTCGGCACGCCATCTCTCCGAAGACCACGACTACATCGTGATTTATGCCGCCAAGGCCGACGCTTGGAAACCGAATCTCTTGCCGCGCACGGAAGAACAGAATGCTGCGTACAAGAATCCTGACAAGGACCCGCGAGGCGTCTGGAAAACGAGCGATTTGTCGGCGCGAAACTATTACTCGGCGGGAACGTACTCGATCAACTGCCCCTCTGGGCGAGTAATCGAAGCCCCGCCCAAGGGAATGTATTGGCGGGTTTCAAAGGAAAAGTTCGAGGAACTGGACCGCGATAACCGCATCTGGTGGGGCAAGGATGGCAATGCCATTCCGCAGATCAAACGTTTCCTGCACGAGGTCAAGGACGGTCGGGTGCCGCAGACGATGTGGTTTTATCAAGAGGTTGGCCACACTCAGGAAGGCAAGAAGGAACTGCTCGAACTGGTCGACTTCAACTCGTCCGACGACGTGTTCATCACGCCGAAACCCACCCGGCTCATTCAGCGCATCCTGCAAATCGCCACCGACAAGGACTCCCTCGTCCTCGACTCCTTCGCCGGTTCCGGCACCACCGGCCATGCGGTGCTGAAACAAAATGCCGAGGACGGCGGCAAGCGTCGCTTCATCCTCGTCGAAATGGACGAGAACATCGCCCAGAACGTCACCGACGAGCGGGTGCGCCGCGTCGCCAGCGGCTATACCAACGCCAAAGGGCAAACAGTAGAGGGCCTCGGCGGCGGCTTCCAGTTCTGCCGCCTCTCCGCCGAACCCTTGTTCGATGCCGATGGCCAGATCCGCAGCGACGTGAAATTCGCGCAACTGGCCGAATTCGTCTGGTTTGTGGAAACCGGCACGGGTTTCCCTCACCCCCGGCCCCTCTCCCAGGGGGAGAGGGGAGAGCCATGTTCGCCGCTCTTGGGCATCCACGAGGGCCGTGCCATTTATCTGCTCTACAACGGCATCCTCAAGGACAAATCCGTGGCGGGCGGCAATGTGCTCACCGGCCCGGTGTTCGATGTACTGCCGAAGTTCGCCGGCCCGAAAGTGATCTACGCCGCCGCCAACCGCATGGGCGCCCGCGCCGCACGCGAGGGCATCACCTTCAAGCAGACCCCTTACGCGCTGGAAGTTTGACCATGCCGACCATCAGCATGTTTTACGGAATTTTGGTGGCCATGTATGTGCTGGATACCGACAAGCATCATCTTCCACACATTCATGTGCGTTACAACGAGTTCAAGGCGGTGATCCAGATTCCCGACGGTGAGGTGCTGGAAGGCGAATTGCCGACGCGGCAAATGAAACTGCTCCAGGCATGGATCGAAATTCACCGCGATGAACTGATGGCCGACTGGTACTTGGCCAGCACAGGACAGACGCCGTTCAAGATTGATCCCTTGCGTTGAGGAGGATGGCAATGACGCCCGATGTGGTTGAGGTAAAGGCGCTGCCCGAATACACGCTGCTCGTGCGTTTTGCCAATGGCGAGTTGCGCCGCTTCGACATGCGGCCGTATTTGCGTTATCCCGCCTTTGCCCACTTACAAGACCCGGCCTTATTCCAGAGCGCGCATGTGCAGCACGGCACGGTAGCGTGGACCAACGATATCGACGTCTCGCCGGACACGCTCTATCTTCGTGGCGAAACTGCAGGCGTAACGGCATGAACACGTTTTTGGCCAAAAAATACCAACAGCAGGTGCTCGACAGCGTGGAGACCTATTTCAAGGCTTGCCATGAATTGCCCTCGCCCTCGATTGCTTTCACCGCCACCACCGAACGCCTGTGGGGGCGCGGTTTGTCGTACAACCCGTTGTCGGGCTTTCCGACCGATATGCCGTATTTCTGCCTGCGCGTGCCTACCGGCGGCGGCAAGACCTGGCTGGCGGCGAAAAGCGTTCAACTCGTCAACACCCACCTGCTGCGCTGCGAGCACAGCGTGATTCTGTGGCTGGTGCCCAGCAAGCCGATTCGTGAGCAGACGATCAAGGCACTGAAGGATCGCAGCCACCCGTATCACGCCGCACTGCGAGAGGCGGGGCCGATCACGGTGCTTGATCTCGAAGAGGCCAAGAGCGTGACCCGCGCCACGCTGGACACCTCGACCACGGTGATCGTCGCCACGCGCCAGGCGTTTCAGGTGGAAGAGGAAGAGTGCCGCAAGGTGTATCAGTCCAGCGGCGCACTGATGCATCACTTCGACAACCTGTCGCCATTGCTGCGCGACGAGTTGCTGACCGATGGCGAAGGCAGCGAACGTACCACGCCCTACTCGCTGGCCAACGTGCTGCGTCTGCGCCGGCCATTCGTGGTGGTGGACGAGGCGCACAACAGCCGCACCGAACTGGCCTTCGACATGCTGGCGCGCTTCCGCCCCAGCGGCGTGATGGAGCTGACCGCCACGCCCGATCTGGAACGCACGCCCAGCAATGTGCTGCACAGCGTATCCGCCGCCGAGTTGAAGGCGGAAGAAATGATCAAACTGCCGGTGGTGCTGGAAACCGAGCCGAACTGGCAGCAGTGTCTGGCCGATGCCATCGCCCGGCGCGATGCCCTGCACAAGCTGGCGGATGAAGAACGCCGGGCAGGTGCGGCTTATCTGCGCCCGCTGGTGCTGATTCAGTCCGAACCGCGCCGCGCCGGCATCGAGACGCTGGATTTTGAGAAGGTAAAAAACGAGCTGATCGCCAACCACGGCATTCCTGCCAGCGAAATCGTGGTGGCCACCGGCGAGGAAAAGGGGCTGGAGCAGATCGATGCCGATTACAAGCTGGGCATTGCCGACCCGGCCTGCCCGGTGAAGTTTGTCATCACTCAGAAGGCGCTGGCCGAGGGCTGGGACTGCCCGTTTGCTTACATTCTGGTGAGCATGGCTTCGCTATCGTCGGCCACGGCGGTGGAGCAGTTGCTCGGGCGTGTGTTGCGTCAGCCTGATGCGGCGCACCGGCAGGCGAAGGCATTGAACCAGTCCTATGCCTTCGTGGTGTCGCGCAACTTTGCCGAGACGGCGGGCGCGCTGCGCGACCGTCTGGTGGCGGGCGCCGGGTTCGAGCGGCGCGAGGTCACGGAATTTGTCACTGCTGCCAAGGCCGAACAGGCGCGGCTCGACCTGGAGGGCCACGCCGGGCGCGTGGTCGTGCGGCCGGTGGCGATTACCTTGTCCGAAAAGCCCGACCTGAAGAGCGTACCGAAGCCGGTACGTGACAAGGTGAGCTGGGACGGCAAGCTCAACCGGCTGACGATCAGCACACCGCTCACGGAGGACGAGGCCGAAGCGCTCAAGGCAGCGGTCACTTCGGAAACGGCGGCAGCGGCGATTGCGGAAGCCGCCGAAATCAGCCGCACCACGGCGATTGAGTTTTTCCAGACGCCCGCCGAAATGGGCGAGCGTTTCCGCGTGCCGCAGTTGGCCTTGCGCGTGCAGGGCGAGCTGGCGCTGTTTGATGACCCGGAGGTGCTGGAGTATCCGTGGGACCTCTCACCCTGCGATGCCGCGCCGACGGCCGATGACCTGACGGCACTGGGCGCGGCGCTGAAAGTGTCGGAAGGAGGCGAGATCGACATCGACGAGGGCGGCCACGTCGTGTCCCGCTTCCTGCCCGAATTGCAGCGCGATCTGGGTCTCGTCTATCAACCCGAAAACTGGGATGAGATTCGCATCGCCACCTGGCTGTGCCGCAACCTGCCAGAGCAGTCGCTGACCCATGCCAGCAAGCAGGCCTTTGTCGCGGCGTGGCTCACCGATCTACTTCGCCGGGATGGCTTCACGCTGGCACGCGCCAATCTTCAGAAGTTTCTGATCCGCAATCTGGTCGAGGCGCGCATCCGTGAACTGCGCAAGCAGGCCGTGGGCAAGGCATTCCAGCAGACGCTGTTTGGCATGGAAGCCGCCGAGCGCGTGGCGGTGACCGATCAATACGCCTTCGAGTTTCACGCCCAGGCTTACGCCCCCAGCCGCGACTACGATGGGCGCTTTGGCCATTTTGATTTCCGCAAGCACTTCTATGGGCGCATCGGCGACTTCGACAGCCAGGAGGAATTCGAGTGCGCCTGCCAGTTGGATAAGTGGGC
This genomic window contains:
- the hpnR gene encoding hopanoid C-3 methylase HpnR, encoding MKVFCVHPSPLMYTKVFLRLEPLGLELVAESLRRAGHDIRLMDLQVESHADFLRELDTWRPDVVCFSLNYLANVPEVIDLAKTAKTRLPACFTFVGGHSASFVAKDLLDHGEGLLDCVLRGEGEAGAPRLLETLARGGNIDEVPGVVSLTGEGPPPGFTNNLDEHLPARDLLKHRRKYFLGTLDPCASIEFSRGCPWDCSFCSAWTFYGRSYRVMSTERIMEDLRRIKEPGIFIVDDVAFIQAQHGMEIGEAIAREGIRKQYYLETRGDVLLRNKEVFKFWKRLGMEYMFLGVEAIDAEGLQKFRKRVSLGKNFEALEFARSLGITVAINLIADPDWDRERFEVIRQWCMEIPEIVNISVNTPYPGTESWHTESRQLTTRDYRLFDIQHAVLPTRLPLPEFYGELVKTQQVLYKKHMGWAAARDTLKILGGHLLHGQTNFLRSLWKFNSVFNPELQLADHRQPVKYPMSLPPPLPDRKIDAKTLYVHRSQGRKSRALDDATEKFVDEGRMGAATG
- a CDS encoding MbcA/ParS/Xre antitoxin family protein, yielding MLHPESAPATDRARVLTQAVVESARRLGLGSSDLKNIIGASQPTASRLLNGRYVLPEGGKVWELAVHFVRLYRSLSSLVGGDDELARSWLKSANKAFDGERPLEVIKRIDGLIHACEYLDAHRARL
- a CDS encoding RES family NAD+ phosphorylase; the encoded protein is MEAQHRVATMHLTAGRLDDQSLLEDILDEAKPPLPAAAEGLHWLLATPFRYWPLPGGSRFRRSTDPGVFYGAEERKTACAECGYWRLRFWLDSEGLSDRSATVELTLFEFAAAADKAIDLSRPPLSSDRDAWTHPSDYSATQTLAEHARDAGIETIRYQSVRDPGGFCLALLTPKVFKSAPEPYRNSQQTWNLLIQPPTRIVWQRQLDRESWVFEF
- a CDS encoding helix-turn-helix domain-containing protein, whose protein sequence is MTEPWVSVEQLVEHLGVTRDSIYRWISRRGLPAHRVGRLWKFKVSEVDEWIRGGGADEEKHGDAAPASPRKK
- a CDS encoding site-specific DNA-methyltransferase, with product MPTLNWIGKEAVVKHHKEVPFRLLEPVPELSCGPADTGNLIVQGDNLHALKALLPRYAGKVKCIYIDPPYNTGNEGWVYNDNVNSPEIRKWLGEVVGKEGETLDRHDRWLCMMYPRLLLLKQFLREDGAIFVSIDDNEVATLRLLMDEVFGAKNFVATVLWQKVYSPKNSARHLSEDHDYIVIYAAKADAWKPNLLPRTEEQNAAYKNPDKDPRGVWKTSDLSARNYYSAGTYSINCPSGRVIEAPPKGMYWRVSKEKFEELDRDNRIWWGKDGNAIPQIKRFLHEVKDGRVPQTMWFYQEVGHTQEGKKELLELVDFNSSDDVFITPKPTRLIQRILQIATDKDSLVLDSFAGSGTTGHAVLKQNAEDGGKRRFILVEMDENIAQNVTDERVRRVASGYTNAKGQTVEGLGGGFQFCRLSAEPLFDADGQIRSDVKFAQLAEFVWFVETGTGFPHPRPLSQGERGEPCSPLLGIHEGRAIYLLYNGILKDKSVAGGNVLTGPVFDVLPKFAGPKVIYAAANRMGARAAREGITFKQTPYALEV
- a CDS encoding DUF4160 domain-containing protein encodes the protein MPTISMFYGILVAMYVLDTDKHHLPHIHVRYNEFKAVIQIPDGEVLEGELPTRQMKLLQAWIEIHRDELMADWYLASTGQTPFKIDPLR
- a CDS encoding DUF2442 domain-containing protein — encoded protein: MTPDVVEVKALPEYTLLVRFANGELRRFDMRPYLRYPAFAHLQDPALFQSAHVQHGTVAWTNDIDVSPDTLYLRGETAGVTA
- a CDS encoding DEAD/DEAH box helicase gives rise to the protein MNTFLAKKYQQQVLDSVETYFKACHELPSPSIAFTATTERLWGRGLSYNPLSGFPTDMPYFCLRVPTGGGKTWLAAKSVQLVNTHLLRCEHSVILWLVPSKPIREQTIKALKDRSHPYHAALREAGPITVLDLEEAKSVTRATLDTSTTVIVATRQAFQVEEEECRKVYQSSGALMHHFDNLSPLLRDELLTDGEGSERTTPYSLANVLRLRRPFVVVDEAHNSRTELAFDMLARFRPSGVMELTATPDLERTPSNVLHSVSAAELKAEEMIKLPVVLETEPNWQQCLADAIARRDALHKLADEERRAGAAYLRPLVLIQSEPRRAGIETLDFEKVKNELIANHGIPASEIVVATGEEKGLEQIDADYKLGIADPACPVKFVITQKALAEGWDCPFAYILVSMASLSSATAVEQLLGRVLRQPDAAHRQAKALNQSYAFVVSRNFAETAGALRDRLVAGAGFERREVTEFVTAAKAEQARLDLEGHAGRVVVRPVAITLSEKPDLKSVPKPVRDKVSWDGKLNRLTISTPLTEDEAEALKAAVTSETAAAAIAEAAEISRTTAIEFFQTPAEMGERFRVPQLALRVQGELALFDDPEVLEYPWDLSPCDAAPTADDLTALGAALKVSEGGEIDIDEGGHVVSRFLPELQRDLGLVYQPENWDEIRIATWLCRNLPEQSLTHASKQAFVAAWLTDLLRRDGFTLARANLQKFLIRNLVEARIRELRKQAVGKAFQQTLFGMEAAERVAVTDQYAFEFHAQAYAPSRDYDGRFGHFDFRKHFYGRIGDFDSQEEFECACQLDKWAQQGRIRFWVRNLVRREGCSFFLQKADGRFYPDFLCQLPDSAGQPGPILAVEYKGADRWKEAEDDRLIGGLWANLSEGRCRFVMVKDKRWDWIEPLLT